The sequence GCTTGCCGGTCTTGGGGTCGGGGCGCTTGACCGTGAAGTTGCGGCCATCGAGCTCCTTGGTCACGCGGAAGCGTTTGGTCAGCAAACTATAGACCGGGTTGTGCTCGATATCGGGTTCTTCGTCCTGGTGCTTGAACATGCGGAAGCCGGTAAAGACCAGGAAAGCGCCGAAGCCGAACAGGATCCAGCTGAACTGGTAGACCAGCGCCGCGCCAAGGCCGATCAGGATCGCGCGGAAGGCGATCACGCCCAGGATGCCCCAGAACAGCACGCGATGCTGGTAGAGCCGGGGAATGCCGAGGAAGCCGAAGATGGTGGCGATGACGAACATGTTGTCCATCGCCAGGGACTGTTCGATCAGGTAGCCGGTATAGAATTCGAGCCCGGCCTCGCTGCCGCGCTGCCACCAGACCCAGGCGCCGAAGGCCATGGCGATGGCGACATAGAAGCCATAGAGCGTAAGGCTCTCCTTGGCGCCGATCTCGTGCTCATCCTTGTGCAGGATGCCGAGGTCGAAGACCAGAAGAGCAATGACGATCGCGACGAACGCGACCCAAAAATAAACAGGGGTACCGAGAAATTCGCCCATAAGGGCGCCAAGAAGCGATTCCATCGCCGGACCTTTCTCCATGAAGTTGGAGCAGCTCCGACATCACGAGGACATAAGTCATCCTCGCCAGAGGGGCCCGGCGCCGCACAGACAAAATGCAGCATCGGCGAAAAAGTTCAAGCGGGGAGCGGCGGAATGTCGCTTGGGCGTGCTTACCACACACGTTTCCACCAACTCGATCGTCACCCTCGGGCCTGACCCGAGGGCTCTGTACTTACTGAGGGCGCAGCAAATGAAGACCCCTCGGGTCAAGCCCGAGGGTGACGATCTGTGGTTTGGGAGCCTCTGTGTCTCGCCGCCCTACCGCGGCGTACACAGCATCACGATGGCCTCGGCCGTCTCCAGCTGCATGGCGTTGCCATAGGTGGAGTCGGGTATCAGCCGGCCGGCCTGGATCGCCTTGTTGGCGCGCAGGTTGCCGTCATTGAAGCTGACGCCGTCCTGGTAACCGGTGATGGTGCCGGTGCCGGAGCTGGGATCGCCCACCACGGTCGAGGCGAAGCCATAGACTTCGCCATAGATGGTGAGGATGCCGGCCTTGGAGGTGGTGGCGTCGCGGCAGGCCCAGTTGCCCGTGAAATTCTGGGCAAAGGCAGGCGCGGCTGACAGGGCGGTAAGGGCGGCAATGAGGGCGATTCGGCGCATGGAACAGAGAGTGCCGGGGCGCCCTCCTGCTTTCAAGAGCCGCGCTTGAGCAAGGGCCCGATGAGCGGCACTTTGGTGAGCGCGAGCAACAGTCGGAGCCTGAGCGGCATGCGGTAGTCGCGCAGCTTGGAGAAGCCGACCAGGTCGGCGCGATAAACCAGTTCGCCGCGCTGGTTGACCGCAGTGAGCTTGTTGAACAGCAAGCCCCAGCCGGGAATGGAGTTCGAAGCGCGCTTGCCGGTGACCGTCAATTCATAGGTCACCGTGTCCCCCGGGCGGACCGGCACCTTGAACTCCATCGAATTGACGCCGGGCGATGGGCCCGACAGGCCGGGCTCCTGCCCGAGGCCGCGCAGCCGCTCTTCTTCGGCAAACAGCGCATCGACCATCTTGCGATGGCCCACGCTCACCGTATGCCAGCCGCTGGCAACCAGGCCGCCGAAATGGCTGTGCTTTGCCGCCTCGGCGTCGAGATGGAAGTATTGCGGGTCGTAGAGCGTGGCGAAGCGAATGATTTCCTCGGCGCCGAAGGTGTGGCTGCCCAGCGGAAACACTTCGTCGACGATGATATCCTCGAACCAGCGGGTCATGCGGCAACTCCGGGCTCGCTCGCCTCGACCAGGTTTGCCAGCCGCATGGTCAGGACCGGCTGCTTCCGCTGGTTTCGCACGTCGAAATCGAGGGTCACGATGCCCCATTGCGGGTGGCTGCCCGAGCGGCGCAGCTCGGCAATGGTCACCGTGCCGCCAATCGTGTCGCCGACCATGACCGGGTTCTTCCATTTGAGGTCGGTGAAGCCGAGCCCGCCAGCCGAGGCGACGGTGTTGAGGAAGCTGTCCACGAGCATGCGCAGGCTCAGCGCCCCGGTCTGCCAGCCGCTCGACGCGAGGCCACCCAAGAGGCTCGCCTTGGCCGCCGCTTCATCGAGGTGAAAGGGAAAGGGATCGAATTCCCGGGCAAAGGTGATGATCATCTCCTTGCTCACTGTGGTATGCCCCAGGTCGATGACTTCGCCGACGCGCAAATCCTCGAAATGGCGCCGTCCGGCTGTGACAGGATTGGTCATTCGCTTGCCCTATACGTCAACGGCGCCGTTTCTGCGCCTTTTGCCGGGGTATGGCAACCCGGATTTGGCTGTCGCCTGGAAGCACAGTGAGCGCGCCCCAGACGCGGTCGTCACCCTCGGGCTTGACCCGAGGGCTCTTCACTTACGGAGCCCACGGCAAGTATACGGCCCTCGGGTCAAGCCCGAGGGTGACGCACGGTGGGTCGACGACGAAGCCGACATCACCTTGCCTAAGTCCCCGCGGCCAACCTGCCGCGCTCGCGAAATTCCAGTGGCGCTACGCCGCGTTTACGACGGAAGGCCTTGGCCAGGTAATTTGCGTCGGCAAAGCCGGTCGCCCGGGCGATCGCCACCACGCTCATGTCGGTTGCCAGCAGCAGGCGCTCGATGCGCTCGATACGCCGCGCGAGCACGAAGTCGGACGGCGGAATGCCCGTAGTGGCGGCGAACTGGCGGACGAAGTGGCCGCGGCTCATCTCGGCGATCCCGGCCAGGCGCTCCACCTGCAGCGGTCCGCCCAGATTGGCCTCCACATGGGCCATGACCCGGGTAATGGCGGGTGGCAGGGTGCGCTCGGGAAGGGCGGCCGCGCTGAACACGCCATCATGCAGGGCAGCCATGGCCGCATAGGCGGCGGTCGAGGCTTCGCCTGGCGTGATGTCGGGCCGCTGGATGAGCGTATGGCAGGCGCCGGCCATGCGGTCGATGATCGGAGCGGGAAGGGTGACCACGGGCCCGGCAGCATCGATGATCTCGCGCGCCAGCCGCAAAGCCTCGCGGCCGTTGAGGACCATCCAGAAATATTCCCAGTGCCCGCCCCGCTCCAGCCAGTAGCGATGCGCATGAGGCAGGCTCAGCACCATGGTCTGGCCCGGCGTCAGGCGAAACTGCGTCCCAGCGAAGTCGAGCCGGCCCTCGCCGACCAGGGTGTGCTGGATGACAAGAAAAGGGGCCGTGCCGCGCTGCAGCCCATCCCAGGAATAGACCTCGTTCCGGCGTTGCTCATATCCGGCGCTGATGGCCATGCAATGGAGCGGCGCGGCGCTGCGGGGCAGCGCGAGCCGGCGAACATTGTGGCCGTGGTCGACGAGCTGGGTGAGCATAAAATTACCCTATATCGCACAACCTTTCTCTAGCACCCTCGGGCGACAAAAGGCTAGGCAATAACCAAGCGCGCTGGCAGCGAAAGCCAGGCATGGCGCAGGCATGCCGGCGGCGAGTGCCGGTTGGAGGATACCCATGTCGTTCAAAGTCACGGTTATCGGTGCAGGCTCGATCGGCTTCACCAAGACCCTTATTTCCGACCTGCTCAAGGTGCCGGAATTCGTCGGTTGCGAATTCGCGCTGACCGATATCAACCCGCACAACCTGGACATGGTGAAGCAGGTGATCGAGACCATCGTTTCGGTCAACAAGCTGCCGGCCAAGGTCACCGCGACCACTGACCGCCGCGCCGCCATCACGGGCGCGCGCTACATCATGAGCTGCGTTCGCGTCGGCGGCCTCGAGGCCTTCTCGACCGACATTTCCATTCCGCTCAAATATGGCGTCGACCAGTGCGTCGGCGACACGATCTGCGCCGGCGGCATTCTCTATGGCCAGCGCAACATCCCGGTCATCCTCGACTTCTGCAAGGATATCCGCGAGGTCGCCGAGCCTGGCGCCCTGTTCCTCAACTATGCCAACCCCATGGCGATGAACACCTGGGCGGCCGAGATGTATGGCGGCGTCAACGTGGTTGGCCTCTGCCATGGCGTGCAGCACGGTGCGCATCAGATCGCCGAAGTGCTCGGCGTGACCGATGACGAGCTCGACTATGTCTGCTCGGGCATCAACCACCAGACCTGGTATATCGACATTCGTGCCAAGGGGCGGAAGATCGAGAAGGAGGAGCTGATCGCCGGCTTCGAGGCTCACCCGGTTTATTCCAAGACCGAAAAGGTGCGCATCGACGTGCTCAAGCGCTTCGGCGTCTACTCCACCGAGAGCAATGGCCACCTTTCCGAATACCTCCCCTGGTATCGCAAGCGCCCCGACGAGATCAACCGCTGGATCGACATGAGCCACTGGATCCACGGCGAAACCGGCGGCTACCTGCGCTACTCCACCGAGCGCCGCAACTGGTTCGAGACGGACTTCCCCGTGTTCAAGGAAGAGGCCGCCAGGCCGCTGAGCGAGTACAAGCGCACCAGCGAGCATGCCAGCTACATTATCGAGGCGATGGAAACCGGTCGCGTTTATCGCGGTCACTTCAACCGCCGCAACAACGGCATCATCACCAACCTGCCCGATGATGCGATCATCGAGAGCCCCGGCTATGTCGATCGCTTCGGCATCAACATGATCGAAGGCGTCACCCTGCCGACCGCTTGCGCCGCGACCTGCTCGGTTTCGGTCTCGGTGCAGCGCCTCTCGGTCGAAGCGGCGATGACCGGCAATATCGATACGCTCAAGCTGGCCGTGCTGCACGATCCGCTGGTTGGCGCCATCTGCACGCCGGACGAGGTGTGGGCGATGGTCGACGAGATGGTGGTGGCGCAGGCCCAGTGGCTGCCCCAGTTCGCCGACGCCGTGCCGGCTGCCAGGGAGCGGATGGCCAAGTCCACCGTCAAGACCCGAGACTGGGAAGGCGCCGCCCGCAAGCGCGTCCGCCCGGTCGAGGAACTGCGCAAGCTCACCGGCGCTGCCGCTCACGCCTGATCGTTCTGTGGTCCGGGCGCCCTTCGGGGCGCCCGAATGCTTCAGGGCCTCGACGCCGAGCTCGCGGCGCGTTAGTCGCAGACCATGACTGATCTGGTACCGTTCATTCTGGCCGTTCTGGCATTGCTGGCCACGCCGGGCCCGACGAACACGCTCATGGCCGCGGCCGGTGCGCAGCGTGGGCTGGCCCGCTCGCTGCCGCTTCTGGCCGGAGAGCTGGGCGGCTATGCGATTGCGATCACCGTGTGGATCGAGCTTGTGGGCAGAGCGGCCGCAGCGCAGCCACTGGTTCCGGTCATTGCCAAGTTCATCGCTGCCGCCTTCCTGACGTGGTCGGCCTGGAAGCTTTGGGTCAATGCCGGCCATGCTGACCTCGAGCGGCGCGGCATCACGCTCGGCCGGGTGTTTGCCACGACCATGATCAACCCCAAGGCGCTGGTCTTCGCCTTCGCCATCTTTCCGCAGGTCGGTTTTGTGGCGCGACTGCCCTATCTCGGTCTTTTCGTCGGAATGGTGGTGGCGACCGCTATCGGTTGGATGATCTTGGGCGCAGTCGCGGCGAGGTCGTCGGCGGGCCTTTTCACCGGGCCGCGCGTCGAGCGGATTACTGCCGTGGCGCTGGCCGTGTTCGCAACGCTGCTGGCGGTGCAGACCGTGCCGGGGATGGTGGTGGGCTAGCATCGGTCGCACCACGCACTCGATCGAGGGTGACGGCCGGTGGGTGGGGCGACGCCTACGGTACAGGGATGCTGCAGGCTGCGGAAGTGGGGCAGCACGACGCAACAAAGCCCAAACGGCCCCGACGCTTCACGCATCGGGGCCGTCCTTGGAAGCAGGGGAGGACTTTGCGCCGCGAGTTACGCCACGCGTTGCTTCCGGGAACCACGGGCCCATTCGGGCAGCATGCTGCCATGGGCTTCGGTGAGGTCGTCGACGAGGTTCCAGATCTGCTCGAGATCCAGTTCGGCAGCGGTGTGCGGGTCCATCATCGCGGCATGATAGATGTGCTCGCGATTTTCCGTCATCAGCGCGGCGACGGTCAGTTCCTGCACGTTGATGTTGGTGCGGATCAGTGCGGTCAGCTGCGGCGGCAGGTCGCCGATAAAGGTCGGCTGCAGGCCGCTATCATCGACGAGAACCGGGACTTCCACCGCTGCATTGTAGGGCAGGTTGGTGATGACGCCATTGTTGCGCAGATTGCCGTAGATCACCGAGGGCTCTCCGGTCCATACCGAGTTGACGATCGAGGACGCATATTCCTTGGACTGCTTGACCTCGATGCGGTCGGCCTTCTTGTAGTCTTCCGAGGTCTTCTTCCAGTTGGCGATCTGCTCGACGCAGCGCTTCGGATATTCATCCAGCGGAATGCCGAACTTCTCGATGATGTCCTCGCGCCCTTCCTTGATGAAGTAGGGGGTGTATTCGGCGAAGTGCTCGGAGCTTTCGGTGACGAAATAGCCCAGGCGCGTCATCATCTCGTAGCGCACCTTGTTGGGGCAGCGCGGATTCCAGGTCGGTTTGGGCGCGCGGCCCTCGGCATAGGCCTTGAAGAGCTCGGGATAGAGATCCTTATACGAGCCATCCGGCAGGCGCTGCTCGAACTTGAGATAGAAGGCCATGTGATTGATGCCGGCCGACTTGTAGCGGATGTCGTCGTAGTCGATGCCCAGATCGTGCGCCAGTTCCATGGCGGTGCCCTGCACCGAGTGGCAGAGGCCGACCTGCTTTATGGTCGGATATTTCTCCGAGATCGCCCAGGTGTTGATGGCCATCGGGTTGACGTATTGCAGCATGATGGCGTCGGGCGCCACCTGCAGCATGTCCTCGCAGATGCTCCACAGATGCGGCACGGTCCGCAGGCCGCGCATGATGCCGCCAACGCCCAGCGTATCGGCGATGGTCTGGCGCAGGTTGTACTTCTTGGGCACGTCGAAATCGATGACCGTGGACGGCTCGTAACCGCCGATCTGGAAGCAGACGACGACGAAATTGGTGCCGTCGAGCGCCTGGCGCTGGTTGGCATAGGTCTCGACCGTGGCCGATACACCCAGAGTGGCGATCAGCTTCTTGGCGATGATCTCGCTCTCTTCCAGCCGCGTCGGATTGATGTCCATCAGCCGGATGGTGGCGCCCGAAAGGGCGGGGCGCTGCAGGATATCGCCGACGATGTTCTTCATGAACACCGACGATCCGGCGCCAATGAAAGTGATTTTGGGATTGGCCATATAAGTATGCTCCTAGGCGGCTATTTCGAACGCGGCGCGGACGAGGCGGCGCGTGTAGTCGGTTTGAGGGTTGGTGAGGACTTCGGCGACGGGTCCCTGCTCGACGATCTTGCCATGCTGCATCACCATCACGCGGTGGCAGAGGGCGCGAACGACTTTGAGGTCGTGGCTGATGAAGAGGTAGCTGAGCCCCTTTTCGTCCTGCAGCTTGCGCAGCAGGTCGATGATCTGGGCCTGGACGGACAGATCGAGCGCCGAGGTGGGCTCGTCGAGCAGGATGAATTCCGGCTCGAGCGCGATGGCCCGCGCGATGGCGATACGCTGCCGCTGGCCGCCCGAAAATTCGTGCGGGAAGCGGTTGAGGATGGTGTCGGGCATGCCGGCATCGCGCAGAGCCTGGCGAACGCGATCGACGCGCTCGCGGCCGGTGGCGCCGATTTGGTTGACGATCAGGCCCTCCTCGATGATC comes from Devosia oryziradicis and encodes:
- a CDS encoding TerC family protein; the protein is MESLLGALMGEFLGTPVYFWVAFVAIVIALLVFDLGILHKDEHEIGAKESLTLYGFYVAIAMAFGAWVWWQRGSEAGLEFYTGYLIEQSLAMDNMFVIATIFGFLGIPRLYQHRVLFWGILGVIAFRAILIGLGAALVYQFSWILFGFGAFLVFTGFRMFKHQDEEPDIEHNPVYSLLTKRFRVTKELDGRNFTVKRPDPKTGKLVTWLTPLAVALIMVETVDLIFAVDSVPAVFAVTQDTFIVYTSNIFAILGLRALYFALAAAMNRFRYLQTSLAIILVLVGIKIFLVPMGIKIDTLLSLLVTLAILAGGVVFSLWKTRNEPDVGAETVPESGQLKP
- a CDS encoding DUF2147 domain-containing protein yields the protein MRRIALIAALTALSAAPAFAQNFTGNWACRDATTSKAGILTIYGEVYGFASTVVGDPSSGTGTITGYQDGVSFNDGNLRANKAIQAGRLIPDSTYGNAMQLETAEAIVMLCTPR
- a CDS encoding MaoC family dehydratase, whose product is MTRWFEDIIVDEVFPLGSHTFGAEEIIRFATLYDPQYFHLDAEAAKHSHFGGLVASGWHTVSVGHRKMVDALFAEEERLRGLGQEPGLSGPSPGVNSMEFKVPVRPGDTVTYELTVTGKRASNSIPGWGLLFNKLTAVNQRGELVYRADLVGFSKLRDYRMPLRLRLLLALTKVPLIGPLLKRGS
- a CDS encoding MaoC family dehydratase, encoding MTNPVTAGRRHFEDLRVGEVIDLGHTTVSKEMIITFAREFDPFPFHLDEAAAKASLLGGLASSGWQTGALSLRMLVDSFLNTVASAGGLGFTDLKWKNPVMVGDTIGGTVTIAELRRSGSHPQWGIVTLDFDVRNQRKQPVLTMRLANLVEASEPGVAA
- a CDS encoding AraC family transcriptional regulator; protein product: MLTQLVDHGHNVRRLALPRSAAPLHCMAISAGYEQRRNEVYSWDGLQRGTAPFLVIQHTLVGEGRLDFAGTQFRLTPGQTMVLSLPHAHRYWLERGGHWEYFWMVLNGREALRLAREIIDAAGPVVTLPAPIIDRMAGACHTLIQRPDITPGEASTAAYAAMAALHDGVFSAAALPERTLPPAITRVMAHVEANLGGPLQVERLAGIAEMSRGHFVRQFAATTGIPPSDFVLARRIERIERLLLATDMSVVAIARATGFADANYLAKAFRRKRGVAPLEFRERGRLAAGT
- the melA gene encoding alpha-glucosidase/alpha-galactosidase, which codes for MSFKVTVIGAGSIGFTKTLISDLLKVPEFVGCEFALTDINPHNLDMVKQVIETIVSVNKLPAKVTATTDRRAAITGARYIMSCVRVGGLEAFSTDISIPLKYGVDQCVGDTICAGGILYGQRNIPVILDFCKDIREVAEPGALFLNYANPMAMNTWAAEMYGGVNVVGLCHGVQHGAHQIAEVLGVTDDELDYVCSGINHQTWYIDIRAKGRKIEKEELIAGFEAHPVYSKTEKVRIDVLKRFGVYSTESNGHLSEYLPWYRKRPDEINRWIDMSHWIHGETGGYLRYSTERRNWFETDFPVFKEEAARPLSEYKRTSEHASYIIEAMETGRVYRGHFNRRNNGIITNLPDDAIIESPGYVDRFGINMIEGVTLPTACAATCSVSVSVQRLSVEAAMTGNIDTLKLAVLHDPLVGAICTPDEVWAMVDEMVVAQAQWLPQFADAVPAARERMAKSTVKTRDWEGAARKRVRPVEELRKLTGAAAHA
- a CDS encoding LysE family translocator, whose translation is MTDLVPFILAVLALLATPGPTNTLMAAAGAQRGLARSLPLLAGELGGYAIAITVWIELVGRAAAAQPLVPVIAKFIAAAFLTWSAWKLWVNAGHADLERRGITLGRVFATTMINPKALVFAFAIFPQVGFVARLPYLGLFVGMVVATAIGWMILGAVAARSSAGLFTGPRVERITAVALAVFATLLAVQTVPGMVVG
- the melA gene encoding alpha-glucosidase/alpha-galactosidase — encoded protein: MANPKITFIGAGSSVFMKNIVGDILQRPALSGATIRLMDINPTRLEESEIIAKKLIATLGVSATVETYANQRQALDGTNFVVVCFQIGGYEPSTVIDFDVPKKYNLRQTIADTLGVGGIMRGLRTVPHLWSICEDMLQVAPDAIMLQYVNPMAINTWAISEKYPTIKQVGLCHSVQGTAMELAHDLGIDYDDIRYKSAGINHMAFYLKFEQRLPDGSYKDLYPELFKAYAEGRAPKPTWNPRCPNKVRYEMMTRLGYFVTESSEHFAEYTPYFIKEGREDIIEKFGIPLDEYPKRCVEQIANWKKTSEDYKKADRIEVKQSKEYASSIVNSVWTGEPSVIYGNLRNNGVITNLPYNAAVEVPVLVDDSGLQPTFIGDLPPQLTALIRTNINVQELTVAALMTENREHIYHAAMMDPHTAAELDLEQIWNLVDDLTEAHGSMLPEWARGSRKQRVA